The Salinispora tropica CNB-440 genome has a window encoding:
- a CDS encoding GuaB1 family IMP dehydrogenase-related protein, which translates to MRFLHGAVPAHDLTYNDVFMAPARSEVASRLDVDLSTGDGTGTTIPLVVSNMTAVAGRRMAETVARRGGIAVIPQDIPIEVVANVVAWVKQRHLVYDTPIILGPTDTVGDAIHLLPKRSHGAVVVVDESGRPVGVVTEADTVGVDRFAQLQHVMSAELHTVSADADPRTGFDRLSAGRRRLAPVVDEQGRLVGVLTRPGALRATLYRPAIDDRGRLRIAAAVGINGDVTGKARALLEAGVDTLVVDTAHGHQERMLSALRAVRALDPAVPVAAGNVVTADGVRDLVAAGADIVKVGVGPGAMCTTRMMTGVGRPQFSAVLDCAAAARALGRHVWADGGVRYPRDVALALAAGASNVMIGSWFAGTYESPGDLYSDADGRRYKESFGMASARAVSARTAEDSAYDRARKAIFEEGISSARMYLDPDRPGVEDLVDEIISGVRSAFTYAGAHNLAEFHERALVGVQSAAGYTEGMPIPTSW; encoded by the coding sequence GTGCGGTTCCTTCACGGCGCGGTCCCCGCGCACGACCTGACCTACAACGACGTCTTCATGGCTCCGGCCCGCTCCGAGGTGGCGTCCCGGCTCGACGTTGACCTGTCTACCGGTGACGGCACCGGCACCACCATCCCGTTGGTGGTGTCGAACATGACCGCGGTGGCGGGCCGCCGGATGGCCGAGACCGTGGCCCGGCGGGGCGGCATCGCGGTCATCCCGCAGGACATCCCGATCGAGGTGGTCGCGAACGTCGTCGCCTGGGTCAAGCAGCGGCACCTGGTGTACGACACCCCGATCATCCTGGGTCCGACCGACACCGTCGGCGACGCCATCCACCTGCTTCCGAAACGGTCCCACGGTGCGGTGGTCGTGGTGGACGAGTCCGGACGGCCGGTCGGGGTGGTCACCGAGGCGGACACGGTGGGCGTGGACCGCTTCGCGCAGCTCCAGCACGTGATGTCGGCGGAGCTGCACACGGTTTCGGCGGACGCCGATCCGCGTACCGGCTTCGATCGGCTCTCGGCCGGCCGGCGGCGGCTGGCACCGGTGGTGGACGAGCAGGGGCGACTGGTCGGCGTGCTGACCCGACCGGGTGCGCTGCGTGCCACGCTGTACCGACCGGCGATCGATGACCGGGGCCGGCTGCGCATCGCCGCGGCGGTCGGCATCAACGGCGATGTCACCGGCAAGGCGAGAGCCCTCCTGGAGGCCGGGGTGGACACCCTGGTCGTGGATACGGCGCACGGCCACCAGGAACGGATGCTCTCCGCCCTCCGGGCGGTACGCGCGCTCGATCCGGCCGTTCCGGTCGCGGCTGGCAACGTGGTCACTGCCGACGGCGTACGCGATCTCGTTGCGGCGGGTGCGGACATCGTGAAGGTCGGCGTGGGGCCGGGGGCGATGTGCACCACGCGCATGATGACCGGGGTGGGCCGGCCCCAGTTCTCGGCGGTCCTGGACTGTGCCGCGGCGGCACGGGCGTTGGGCCGGCACGTGTGGGCAGACGGCGGGGTCCGGTACCCCCGCGATGTCGCGTTGGCGCTTGCCGCGGGGGCGTCGAACGTCATGATCGGTTCTTGGTTCGCCGGCACCTACGAGTCCCCGGGCGACCTCTACTCCGACGCCGACGGTCGCCGCTACAAGGAGAGCTTCGGCATGGCCTCGGCCCGGGCGGTCAGTGCTCGCACGGCGGAGGACTCCGCGTACGACCGCGCCCGGAAGGCGATCTTCGAGGAGGGCATCTCGTCGGCGCGGATGTACCTGGACCCGGACCGGCCGGGCGTGGAGGACCTCGTTGACGAGATCATTTCTGGGGTACGCAGCGCCTTCACCTATGCCGGGGCGCACAACCTCGCGGAGTTCCACGAGCGGGCGCTGGTCGGGGTGCAGAGCGCGGCCGGCTACACCGAGGGGATGCCGATCCCGACCAGTTGGTGA
- a CDS encoding acetyl/propionyl/methylcrotonyl-CoA carboxylase subunit alpha, with product MRKVLIANRGEIAVRVIRACRDAGLASVAVYADSDRDALHATLADEAYALGGDTAADSYLRIDKLIDVAARSGADAVHPGYGFLSENADFAQAVIDAELTWIGPTPQAIRDLGDKVTARHIAQRAGAPLVPGTPDPVGSADEVLAFAVDHGLPVAIKAAFGGGGRGLKVARTMEEIPHLFESATREAVAAFGRGECFVERYLDQPRHVEAQVLADQHGNVIVMGTRDCSLQRRHQKLVEEAPAPFLTDAQRQQIHDSAKAICREAGYHGAGTVEYLVGVDGTISFLEVNTRLQVEHPVTEETAGVDLVREQFRIADGEKLRFTEDPSPRGHSIEFRINGEDPGRNFLPAPGTITALRLPTGPGVRVDTGVSAGDVIGGNFDSLLAKVVVTGETRTEALERARRVLDEMVVEGMATALPFHRLVVRDKAFTAEPFTVHTRWIETEFDNTVPAFTATADPAEGPAERDVVVVEVGGKRLEVNLPAGFGAGAASAAPTAKKPARRRGGAKAGAAVSGDTLTSPMQGTIVKIAVADGDIVAEGDLVVVLEAMKMEQPLHAHQAGTVSGLTAEIGAVITAGGAICTIA from the coding sequence GTGCGCAAGGTACTCATCGCCAACCGCGGCGAGATCGCTGTCCGCGTCATCCGTGCGTGCCGCGACGCCGGCCTGGCCAGCGTCGCTGTCTACGCGGACTCGGACCGCGACGCCCTGCACGCCACCCTGGCCGACGAGGCGTACGCGCTCGGCGGTGACACCGCGGCCGACAGCTATCTCCGCATTGACAAGTTGATCGATGTGGCGGCGCGGTCGGGCGCCGACGCGGTGCACCCGGGCTACGGCTTCCTCTCCGAAAACGCCGACTTCGCCCAGGCGGTGATCGACGCCGAGCTGACCTGGATCGGGCCGACCCCGCAGGCGATCCGCGACCTGGGTGACAAGGTCACCGCCCGACACATCGCACAACGTGCGGGCGCACCGCTGGTCCCCGGCACCCCGGACCCGGTCGGCAGCGCCGACGAGGTGTTGGCCTTCGCCGTTGACCACGGCCTGCCGGTCGCCATCAAGGCGGCCTTCGGCGGCGGCGGTCGCGGCCTCAAGGTGGCCCGGACGATGGAGGAGATCCCCCACCTGTTCGAATCGGCCACCCGGGAGGCGGTCGCCGCGTTCGGCCGGGGTGAGTGCTTCGTCGAGCGGTACCTGGACCAGCCCCGACACGTCGAGGCCCAGGTCCTCGCCGACCAACACGGCAACGTCATCGTGATGGGTACTCGGGACTGCTCCCTCCAGCGTCGGCACCAGAAGCTGGTCGAGGAGGCGCCGGCGCCGTTCCTCACCGACGCACAGCGACAGCAGATCCACGACTCGGCCAAGGCCATCTGCCGGGAGGCCGGCTACCACGGTGCCGGCACCGTCGAATATCTGGTCGGCGTCGACGGCACTATCTCCTTCCTGGAAGTCAACACCCGGCTTCAGGTGGAACATCCGGTGACCGAGGAGACGGCCGGTGTCGACCTGGTTCGGGAACAGTTCCGCATCGCGGACGGGGAGAAGCTGCGGTTCACCGAGGATCCGTCGCCTCGCGGGCACTCCATCGAGTTCCGGATCAACGGTGAGGACCCGGGCCGAAACTTCCTGCCGGCCCCGGGCACGATCACCGCGCTGCGCCTGCCGACCGGTCCGGGAGTACGGGTCGACACCGGTGTCTCCGCCGGCGACGTGATCGGCGGCAACTTCGACTCGCTCCTCGCCAAGGTAGTCGTGACCGGCGAGACACGTACCGAGGCGCTTGAGCGGGCCCGTCGCGTGCTGGACGAGATGGTGGTCGAGGGCATGGCCACCGCGCTGCCGTTCCACCGTCTGGTGGTCCGGGACAAGGCCTTCACCGCCGAGCCGTTCACGGTGCACACCCGATGGATCGAGACCGAGTTCGACAACACCGTGCCGGCCTTCACCGCCACCGCGGACCCCGCCGAGGGCCCGGCGGAACGCGACGTGGTGGTGGTGGAGGTGGGCGGCAAGCGGCTGGAGGTCAACCTCCCGGCTGGCTTCGGCGCCGGCGCAGCCTCCGCCGCGCCCACCGCGAAGAAGCCGGCCCGTCGGCGCGGCGGGGCGAAGGCCGGGGCCGCGGTCAGCGGCGACACGCTCACCTCCCCCATGCAGGGCACGATCGTGAAGATCGCGGTCGCCGACGGCGACATTGTGGCCGAGGGTGACCTGGTCGTGGTCCTGGAGGCGATGAAGATGGAGCAACCGCTGCACGCCCATCAGGCAGGCACGGTCAGCGGCCTCACCGCCGAGATCGGCGCGGTCATCACTGCCGGCGGGGCGATCTGCACCATCGCCTGA
- a CDS encoding O-methyltransferase, with amino-acid sequence MTTKSIPLTSELHAYLVAHGSPPDEVMLDLIKETRAHLPEDAQMQVAPEQAAFLTFLTRLLGARQAVEVGTFTGLSALAIARGLAEDGQLTCFDVSEEFTGIARRYWTRAGVDDRVQLRIGPAEETLRELPGDRHLDFAFIDADKVGYSAYWAELVPRMRPGGVIAVDNVLRDGRVLAPQDAGDRAIAAFNDEVLADVRVDPMMLPIADGLTLARVH; translated from the coding sequence TTGACCACCAAGTCCATCCCGTTGACATCGGAGTTGCACGCCTACCTGGTCGCCCACGGCAGCCCACCGGATGAGGTCATGCTCGACCTGATCAAGGAGACCCGGGCACACCTGCCGGAGGACGCGCAGATGCAGGTGGCGCCGGAGCAGGCCGCGTTCCTGACCTTTCTGACCCGGCTGCTGGGGGCACGACAGGCAGTCGAGGTCGGCACCTTTACCGGGCTCTCCGCGCTGGCTATCGCCCGCGGGCTTGCCGAGGACGGGCAGCTGACCTGCTTCGACGTCTCGGAGGAGTTCACCGGGATCGCTCGGCGCTACTGGACCCGGGCTGGCGTGGACGACCGGGTGCAGCTGCGCATCGGCCCGGCCGAGGAGACGCTGCGGGAACTACCGGGCGACCGTCACCTCGACTTCGCTTTCATCGACGCGGACAAGGTCGGCTATTCGGCGTACTGGGCGGAGCTGGTGCCCCGGATGCGGCCCGGCGGGGTGATCGCCGTCGACAACGTCCTTCGCGACGGCCGGGTGCTCGCCCCGCAGGACGCCGGCGACCGGGCCATCGCCGCGTTCAACGACGAGGTACTGGCCGACGTTCGGGTCGACCCGATGATGCTGCCGATCGCCGACGGGTTGACCCTGGCCCGAGTGCACTGA
- a CDS encoding Maf family protein encodes MSGSLPLRLVLASASPARRKTLQAAGIEPDVLVSGVDESLVASDRADELCLELARLKAQAVLTRLRPAQDQRTLVIGCDSVLEFDGQIFGKPADSADAIHRWERMRGRSGVLHSGHCLVDVTAGRRAEAVASTTVHFAAVSDDEIATYVATGEPLVVAGAFTIDGLGGPFVERIEGDPGTVVGLSLPLLRRLLAELNLPITGLWSRGTSTHPTPGTSATPKPNPGA; translated from the coding sequence GTGTCTGGATCGCTACCGCTTCGCCTCGTGCTCGCCTCCGCGAGCCCTGCCCGCCGCAAGACTCTCCAGGCAGCCGGGATCGAGCCAGATGTGCTGGTCAGTGGCGTCGACGAGTCCCTCGTGGCCAGCGATCGAGCGGATGAACTCTGTCTTGAACTGGCCCGACTGAAGGCGCAGGCGGTCCTGACCCGGCTGCGGCCAGCCCAGGACCAACGCACTCTGGTGATCGGGTGTGACTCGGTGCTGGAGTTCGACGGCCAGATCTTCGGCAAGCCGGCCGACTCGGCCGACGCCATCCACCGGTGGGAGCGGATGCGGGGGCGCAGTGGGGTCCTGCACAGCGGCCACTGCCTCGTCGACGTGACCGCCGGTCGGCGGGCGGAGGCCGTCGCCTCCACGACCGTGCACTTCGCCGCGGTGAGTGACGACGAGATCGCCACGTACGTCGCCACGGGGGAGCCCCTGGTGGTGGCCGGCGCGTTCACGATCGATGGGTTGGGTGGGCCGTTCGTGGAGCGGATCGAGGGCGACCCCGGCACGGTGGTAGGCCTCTCCCTGCCGCTGCTACGCCGACTCCTGGCCGAGCTGAATCTACCGATCACCGGCCTGTGGAGCAGGGGCACGTCGACCCACCCCACGCCAGGCACCTCGGCTACCCCGAAGCCGAACCCTGGAGCCTGA
- a CDS encoding acyl-CoA carboxylase subunit epsilon, which yields MSAEEPLFRIVHGTPTAEELAALVGTIVTRSKPAAPPAPPTTSAWARRARPANTGHAAGPDAWRASGLPR from the coding sequence ATGTCTGCCGAGGAGCCACTGTTCCGCATCGTTCACGGCACGCCGACCGCCGAAGAGCTGGCCGCCCTGGTGGGCACGATCGTCACCCGATCCAAGCCGGCGGCACCCCCCGCCCCGCCGACGACTTCCGCCTGGGCACGCCGCGCCCGCCCCGCCAACACCGGTCACGCCGCCGGCCCGGACGCCTGGCGCGCCTCCGGCCTGCCCCGCTGA
- a CDS encoding serine/threonine-protein kinase gives MSNALPELVAGRYRLLSPLGQGGMGRVWKARDEVLHRNVAIKELVPPPSLTDEERREMRERSLREARAIARLNHVNVVRIFDVLRTDGDPWIVMEYVASKSLQDTLAEQGPVSPARAVQIGLGVLGALKAAHKAGVMHRDVKPGNVLLGEDGRVVLTDFGLATVPGDPNVTRTGMVLGSPAYIAPERARDGTAGPEADLWSLGATLYAAVEGKSPYARTSAIATLAALATEPPPPPKNAGPLRPVLNGLLRKDPTDRITAEVAERLLRRAGGKRSQLIPLLSGVRRPGPHRREGQAPAVVPAPRPVSKLPESSASAPPAPPSSPHAAQPAVEPSADAAPTAKVTGAGPTAPVDPPAARVDADPTAKLGGPAAAPASSVPPPGGAAAGTKRYATRRNLLIGAVVALLLLGLVVAYPQLTMEDDGVDPGTVATDAGSTAAPASSTPSVTASVSTPPTSASPTPSGTAGAALPAGWRLHQDPTGFVVPVPPGLDLDYRRQWGRGPEDYRVRFSDGQGRALLIDQTTTPLDDAAADWRRQEAARRGNYSGYQHVKIASVDYWDEAADWEWIFNDDYGRRLHVRNRGFVTAPDKGYAIRWDCPEDDWAANESTFEIIAAGFVPVRS, from the coding sequence ATGTCGAACGCACTTCCGGAACTCGTCGCTGGCCGATATCGGCTCTTGTCGCCGCTCGGTCAGGGTGGCATGGGTCGGGTGTGGAAGGCGCGCGACGAGGTGCTGCACCGAAACGTGGCGATCAAGGAGTTGGTCCCGCCGCCCAGCCTCACCGACGAGGAACGCCGCGAGATGCGGGAGCGTTCGCTCCGCGAGGCGCGGGCGATCGCTCGACTCAATCACGTCAATGTTGTCCGCATCTTCGACGTGCTGCGTACCGATGGCGATCCGTGGATCGTGATGGAGTACGTGGCCTCGAAGTCCCTCCAGGACACCCTCGCCGAGCAGGGGCCGGTGTCGCCGGCTCGGGCGGTGCAGATCGGCCTCGGGGTGCTCGGTGCGTTGAAGGCGGCGCACAAGGCGGGGGTGATGCACCGTGACGTCAAGCCCGGCAACGTGTTGCTTGGCGAGGACGGGCGGGTGGTGCTGACCGACTTTGGTCTGGCTACCGTCCCAGGTGACCCGAATGTCACCCGCACCGGGATGGTGCTCGGCTCCCCCGCGTACATCGCTCCGGAGCGGGCACGGGACGGCACCGCGGGGCCGGAGGCGGACCTCTGGTCGCTGGGCGCGACCCTGTACGCGGCGGTGGAGGGAAAGTCGCCGTATGCGCGTACCTCGGCGATCGCCACCCTCGCGGCGCTGGCCACCGAGCCACCGCCACCACCGAAGAACGCCGGCCCGCTGCGGCCGGTGCTCAACGGCCTGCTCCGCAAGGATCCGACCGACCGGATCACCGCCGAGGTGGCGGAGCGGCTACTACGCCGAGCCGGTGGGAAGCGTTCGCAGCTCATCCCGCTGTTGTCCGGCGTACGACGGCCGGGACCACATCGTCGCGAGGGGCAGGCGCCAGCGGTGGTGCCGGCACCACGACCGGTGTCGAAGCTGCCCGAGTCCTCGGCGTCGGCCCCACCGGCACCCCCGTCGTCGCCCCATGCGGCGCAACCGGCGGTCGAGCCATCGGCCGATGCCGCTCCCACGGCGAAGGTGACCGGTGCCGGTCCGACCGCGCCGGTCGACCCCCCGGCGGCCCGAGTGGACGCCGACCCGACAGCGAAGCTCGGCGGGCCGGCGGCTGCCCCGGCATCGTCCGTGCCGCCACCCGGCGGGGCCGCCGCCGGGACGAAGCGTTACGCCACCCGCCGCAATCTGTTGATCGGTGCCGTGGTGGCCTTGCTCCTGCTCGGTCTCGTGGTGGCCTATCCCCAGCTCACCATGGAGGACGACGGAGTTGATCCGGGTACCGTTGCGACCGATGCCGGGTCCACCGCCGCTCCGGCCAGCTCGACTCCGAGCGTCACGGCGTCGGTGAGTACCCCGCCGACCAGCGCCAGCCCGACCCCGAGCGGCACGGCGGGCGCGGCCCTGCCGGCCGGCTGGAGGCTGCACCAGGACCCCACGGGATTCGTGGTGCCGGTGCCGCCCGGGCTCGACCTGGACTACCGCCGGCAATGGGGTCGGGGGCCGGAGGACTATCGGGTCCGGTTCTCCGATGGTCAGGGGCGGGCCCTGCTCATCGACCAGACGACGACGCCACTGGACGATGCCGCGGCCGACTGGCGTCGGCAGGAGGCCGCGCGACGCGGCAACTACAGCGGCTACCAGCACGTCAAGATCGCTTCAGTGGACTACTGGGATGAGGCCGCCGACTGGGAGTGGATCTTCAACGACGATTACGGACGTCGGTTACACGTCCGTAATCGTGGCTTCGTGACCGCGCCCGACAAGGGTTACGCGATCCGCTGGGACTGCC